Genomic window (Vulpes lagopus strain Blue_001 chromosome 6, ASM1834538v1, whole genome shotgun sequence):
gtGGCCGAcggccgcgccccgcgccccgcgccccgcggaaGCGCCCCGCGGAAGCGCCGGGCTGGGGAACACCCAGGCTGCGGGCACCTCCCGCCGTCTGGACGCTGCTGTCGGGAAAGCAAGGTTCAGGGTGGACTCCGGCCACGAAGGCCTCCAGGCCTCGGCTGAAGCCCAGGGCTCCCCGCTGGCCGCCCATTCCAGAGCCCTGGGGCCCGGGGACCTCCCGAAGGGGCCCACCCAGCAGGGGATCCAACCCCAGGGAGCAGGACTGACGCCCAGGGCCGCGTGTGCACCGTGACGGCCGCAGGAAGGAGCTGGCAGAAAACCCGAGCTCCCGGGGCCCTCTCCGGCCAGCCGCCCCTGCCTGGACTCCGACCGATTGCTGGGAGGGACATCTGGGAACTTTATTTTTAGTGCAGTCAGTGTTCATGTGCAGCCATTTAAAAATCTGCCTCGGCGCCTTCCCCACAACTGGTTTgggatgagcagagagcccatctATCTTCTTCTGAAAGCCAGCCTCATGCTTTAGGTTGAAAGATTAGGAATTCAGGGTAATGTTTATGTCTCACAACTccattaaaaagagacaaaattaaaCAAGGCCAAACCCTCAcagacagccccccccccccgcccccatctgtGCTGATTGTATGACTTCGGAGATTTCGGTCTTGTAGGGAGCTATTCCGACTGAGAGTGAGGTGTCCAAGAAGGAAACCAAGCCTTTAGGGAGCTTGGATTGTGTACtgtgagaacatttttttaaaaagtgaacagtcCCTGTGGGGATGTAAAAAGCCTATTTTTGTTGAAGATATTCCTAACGCATATGGGGTTGGCAAAGAGAAACCAGTCCTCTTCCCCCACCATCACCCCCAACTCTTGCACAATGATTCACCACTGTTCTTTGTATTCCCCCACAGTGTCAGCTGCTGGGGATCTGCCCACACCTGTGAGAGCCGATCCCCAGGATGCATGCAGTTCCTGGGAGTGCAAGTGTACTCTTAGGGTCTGTAGGGAAGCCATGCGGATCTTTGTCGGAACAACGTTTTTTGATGATAGAAGCAGAACAATGTGGCTGCATGCCAGTATGGTCTAGACTGTGGGGAGTGAGGACCATGACAGGGTCACAAGTCTGCTTCTACACCTGCCACTTCATTTACACTCTTGGGTGGGCACACTGATGCTCCCGGATATGCCTTTTGTTAATGGATACACATGCATATTCTTAAAGTACACTGTTGGTGCAATTAGTGTCTGAACTGGGCAATTAAGTACTTGCTTTGAATCGAGATGGATTTTGTGAACTGCAGATAGATTAACAATAAAGTCTTCAACAACTAAATCTATTTTCTCAGCCTTTTTTCTCACAAGAACTGCCTAACActattacatttttccttttgttttttagagcatCTTCAAGAAAGCAATGGATGTTTGGTTTCAGAGACCAAAGGCCATGGTAACTTGCAGGAAGCAGCATGGAGACTGCAGAGTCCTTCTGGAAAAGACAGTGGTTGCAGCAGTTCAAGAGAGCATGTTCCTTCTGGAGGGTTTCCAGCCACAGAATCTCTAGCTACATCTGAGACTGGTAACTCTCGGGGTTACTCTGAAGTTTCAAGAAATGAAAGCCTTGAGTCTGCTATAAGAGAATGGGGATTCCAGAAAGGACAAGAGACACTTGCTAATGTAGCTTCCTGTTTTGCAGAAAAGTTGTATTCTAGCAACCTGGTCATTGACAGAGCGAAAGAAGTGAGCCTTGCACAGCTGAGCAATCAGGACCGGGCTGACAATGAGGACTGGGAAATGGTGTCCAGGCACTCATCCTGGGGAGATGCTGCTTTGGGTGGCAGCCTTGAGGCTCCAGTGGTAAGCCCAAACCAGGAAATGGACTGTGGCAGAAGCACTCTTATGGAACCAAGAGGTCAGGAAGTGGATGTGAAACAGAAAAAGGCGGTAGCGGTGGTTTCGGGGTCCCAGCAAGTTAGCGTCAGGTTCCAGATCCATTATATCACAAGCACTGGTAAGCAATGTATTGCAATCACTGGAGATCACAAGAGTCTTGGAAGGTGGAATACCTACCTCCCACTCCAGTATAGCAAGGATGGGTTCTGGTGTCGTTCTGTGTCCCTGCCTGCAGATATAGTGGTGGAATGGAAGTTTGTAGTCGTAGAAAATGGGGAGATTACCCGCTGGGAAGAATGTAGCAATAGGTTCCTGGAGACTGGCCGTGTGGATAAAGTGGTACAAAAGTGGTGGGGGATTCCCTGATTGTTTTCAAAGTAGTGGAGAAGCTGTTGTAGAATCTGGAAAAGGCTAAGTTTGTGGAGCAcactgaataattttaaataaagtagaaCTCCAAGTTTAGCCATCAGAGTTGTTTCAAATTTGCCAGTGGCTTGCATCTGATGTGCAGAAATATAATGTAGATAATGCTTCCAGGGAGCGTGgagttttttttcctgtggtgtTGATGGGTGGATTTTCGCTGATCCATCGTTACTTCAGGGCTTGGTCCTCTTGGGGAATGACTTGGCTAAGCTTCTGGTGTGGACTGGCCTGGGCGTAGCAAAACCAACTGGCTGCCCAGGGTTCAAGCTTGAGCCTTTGGGTGGGTAATCCTTAAACCCAGGGAGTGAAACAAGTCTCATTCAAAAAGAGCTGCTTTCCTATTGGTACAACTGGAGAAACTCTCTTACTACatgcacaactttttttttttttttaaagattttatttgttcctgagagagaggggggtggaggggcagagacacaggcagagggagaagcaggctccatgctgggagcctgatgtgggacttgatccctggtctccaggatcaggccctgggctgaaggtggcgctaaactgctgagccacccgggctgccccatgcacaactttttatttaaaaataatgccataTGCAACTGTGACCAGAAATATCTGGTCGCAAGATGTGATTACCAAGGATATGAACTTGTAAGACTTCCCAATGTTTTACTTTGTTTCGCTTGATTTTACCTCCTAGTTATGGTTTGAAGGTAGCAAGTAAGTCTTTGTCTTAATGATGGCAAACTGGTGTAGAAACAAGGGGCCTAGTTAGAGTGGGTCATTGGGAGGAGCCAAGAGGAGAGGGAATGGGAATGGGATTCCAGTGTGGGCTGAGTGAGTGGCCTGAGTGATGCTCTGACTACTGCCCGGAGGGACTGCAGCATTCATGTCCCTCTAGGGCCTTTGTAGGACCATCTCTCCCCTGGCTCCTGTTCTCTCACGGGTCTGGACTGACAGAGGGACTGATAGCAATCAtttctcctgccctctcctctcaGACCAACAGCTATCTTGGGTAACAAAATTATAACAGGACAGTGATAGAGAAGTACGACTTTGTTCTGAGAAGAAATTAAACTTCGTTATAactgaacaaataaaatgtgagttttaatatctttatttgatGTCTGAATTACTTATATAAACCTTAGTACCATAATAGCttagatgtaaaataaaataccaatattTTCCTCCACTAATAACAGACGCAtaggaaaaaagcaaacatcAAGAGGCAAGAAGGGTTcgtttttctcctctctttagagaaaacattttggaaTTCCTTTTTAAGCTTTACcttttggggaatccctgggtggctcagcggtctagcggtCTAGcacctgacttcggcccagggcgtgatcctggagtcccaggatcgagtcccacatcgggctccctgcatggagcctgtttctccctctgtgtctctgcctctctctctctctctctgtgtctctcatgaataaatacatacaatctcttaaagaaataaataaactttaccTTTTGGGGGgcgcttgtgtggctcagttggttaagcatctgcctttggctcatgtcatgatcccagggtcctggtatggagccccgtgttgggctccctgctcagtggagagtctgcttctccctctccttctgcccctacttGCCTCCCCCCTACCCACCCCAGGCTCATGCACactctgtgaaataaatgaaaaaaattttaaaggatttatttgatagagaagcagactccccactaagcagggagcccaatgtgaggcttgatcccaggaccccgggatcatgacctgagccgatggcaagacacctaaccgactaagccacccaggtgacctgtgaattcttgaaagaaaaagaaacaggggcacctggatggctcagtcagttaagtgtccaccttcggctcaggtcatgatctcagggtcctgggattgagccctctgccccctgctcatgctctctctctcttgctctatgtcaaataaagaaataaaatctttaaaaaagaaaaagaaaaaaagaaactttacctTTGTTTGGAAGGATATTATGCATGCCTGtacttgaaaatgaatttttatatgttaaaacaaCTTGTAATAAGTATAACATCTTCTGGCAAAACAGTGTTTAATCCTGGTCACAGGCAGACTTTGCTGAAAAGAGCATAAACCCAATGGAAAATAGTATTAGGAAGTGCCTACAAGAACATGacagtttggggcacctgggtggctcagttatttgggaatctgcctttgacttgggtcacgagctcagggtcctgggagtgatcCCTACAGGGGGCTctctggggaagggggtggggagtctgcttctccctctcactcttcctctgtgttcttctctctctcttaaataaataaaatcttaaagaaaaaaagtttttggcTCATAGCACCTGTATGTTAAATTCACATATACTTTTAATATTCTTCATAATGAATTTTATATTCTACCAGTAAAATCTTCAGAGAGCATTTATTGTTACTTCACAGAATGCCCAAGCATTTCTATTATGTAAAATTAAAGGTAAAACAATTTATagtaaaaatatctttagaaTTCTTTGACTAGCAATTTTATCATTAcctgatgaaataaaaattaatctttcaGTAAAACCAATTGTTTGAGATACATATAATattaaactttgtattttaaagagtTGTTGTAAAATTGGACATGCTTAGAGTGTTAACACTGCCATTTAGGAGAAACAGGATTTAATGTATTCTCTGTGCTGGTTAGGACTGAACCAGCTGTCATCACAGACAGACACCATACCTGTTAAGGCTGCACCAGAAGCCTATTTCTTGCTCACTAAATAATCAGCAGTGGGTGTTTCTGGCAGAAGGGCAGTTCTCACTGCAGACTGTCACCCAGGCTGCTTCTGTCCTGGGGCTCTGTCATCCCCTAGGACCTCACTGTCCACTGTATCCAGCTCATGGAAGAGGAGATACAGTGAGGAAAGGCACAGATGCTTACTGAAGAGTCTGGCCAGAAAGTGCTACGTCCTGCTCTGTCCACAGTCTTTAGTGAGATCTGATCAGTAAACGTGAGGGGCACCGGGGCTGGGAAATAGCCTCTAGCTGAGCAGCCATTCCTCGGTGGCATCTGTACCATGCAACAGGAGTGTGGACTTTTCTGGACAGCTACCCTTCTGCTGGATTGTCCTGTTGTCTCTGGCACGAAGGCCAGAAAGAGTGATTAGAGGACTGGAACTTTtagccccccactccccccctaccccctcccaccccggcctcagaaggggagggggggcagcagGTTAAGCTCTATAAACACTCTCGAAGATCTGCTGAGCTTCCAGTTGGCAAACATGTCTGGGTCCTGGGAGGGTGTCGTGCCCTGAGGGGGCATGAACTCTTCATGTACCAGAATGTCCTACtttgccctgtgcatctcttACATTTTGCTGTTCCTGAGTCGTTGCCTTGAAAATAAACCAGTAATAGTAGATAAagcactttcctgagttctgtgatcTGTTCTAGCAAGTAGTGAAACTGAGGAGGGAGTTGTGGGGAAGTCCAATTTATAGCCGTCACACACATGTGGCCCAGGACTTGCAATTGCACCTGAGGTGGGGTGCAGTCTTGTGTGTCTGAACTCTTACACCTGTAGAGTCTGATGCTAGCTCTGGGGAGTGCTAGCACTGAAATGACCCTTAGGACACCTAGCTGGTGTCCACAATTAAGTTATTGGTGTTAGAAAGCACTCCACATACAAAACCCCCCTAATCTAAGAAAATCTCATTAAGGCAGACTGAATCCATTCAATCTAGAAGTTACCCACTGGCTGAAGAAgaatacattttttccctttctttctttatagttaTTAATACATAAAAGAGAAACCTTTCTAGAAATTTTGAGTAGGGACCCCAGTGTTCTGTTATCTGATGACATGCATTGATACCAATGGAATGATGAGTTCAGGATCACAAAAGGAATCCCTGTTAGCAAGCTGGAGTTTGTCCTTCTGGGCAGTATACCACATATTTTACTTGCATgtgaagtttgtttttgtttttaaagttgaaaagaGCAAGTATTGCTTAAGCACTagtaaagataataaattattctGGCACATTGGTGTTAGCACAAATTAATACTTTATAAGGTAGGCATACTTTCACATCTAGCTACAATGGTTTTGAGGTTTTACTGTAAGAGCATTTAAGAatagtttatttcaaaatagagTTTACAGGACAGGgtgtcttttattaaattttcacataaaaagaaaaaagtacacaGGGCACTAATTATAAGCAGTACCACAATTAATTGGGCATCATCCCTCTGTAAAGAATAGGCAAGCAATGTATCattttagtaacattttttcCTGGTCTTTCACTTTCTGTATCCTCTTTTCTTGATTCCTGATCATTGAAGACATTGCTGAAAATGTTGATAAAACAAAGTTAGATTAGCGACATCTACTCTGGCTTTCAATTCTATAATGTGCTTCTTAAGAGGTCACCTTGCTACTAGAGAATAGATATATTCTGAGCTCAgaagttcttaaaattttcaaagtggcatatttttgaaaagactgaTGTTAAAGAGCTACGGGTAAATCTTTACATACTAATTGTAAATAATCTGAACACCTCAGAAGGGTACAAAGAGAGATGAAGGTGAAGGTCAGTGTCTGTCTCTGCTCCCTCAATCTGCTGAACTCCCCTCAGGGGGCATCACTTAAAACAGTTTGGTAAATATCTTCATGTACATGCACGCAtgagcgcacacacacatatacacacacttttttGCACATGTGGAAATATGTGGCATAAACTGTTCTGTAGTTtgctttattcacttaaaaaatgtcaatatttttccagtttagcTCATGTTTTGTTCTGACTGCACAggattccattatatggatgtaccaacagttagtaaataaaatttttaaaagttgatttctTAGGCTTCTGACTATTGAAAAATAAGTCAcggggatgaaaggtacagcataaggaGTATAGttaatagtattttaatattatattaatattttaatagtgtttaatagtgttgtgtggtgggtgacaggtggtagctacacttgtgaacaCAGCAGAaagtatagagaagttgaatcactatgtgctacacctgaaactaatgttaacatTGTCAACTACACTTAAGTAGAAAAAGTTTTCTTATTCTCATTTATAAACAATGCTATTTGTAAACAGGCTTTTGTGTGTTTGTACAATTTTTTCTTGAACTAATTGCTGTAAGTGGAATTTCTGAGTCAAAGCATATGTACAATTTAAATCTTGATAAATGCTCCCAAAATTCTCTCTAAATCTGTTTCATAATTTCCAAGAGACATTCCATCCAGACAAATACAATGTATCTCCCATTtgtattattgcattattatacTGAgtatatatacagacatatacTCAGAAATAGAAGCCAAAGTGTGAATAAAAATGGGGCCAATAAAataatgcatcttttaaaaaaattcacaataaacttaaaatcaaatgcttttcttgATGTTTATATACACAGGGATCTGGGATTATCAGAAGGGATGTGGAGTTTTCCCTAATAACAATTTGGTATAGCCTTAGCAGATTAAAAAATGTGGGCTTTCAAGTCAGCAGTAGCAGCTCTAATACTCATTGTGTGACTTACAACTTATTGATTGTGATGtgatcttcagtttcctcattttcgAATGACCTGATATTAGCACCCACCTCCCAGTATTGTTATGAGGCTCacataaagaaaacataagtCAAGCACTGAGTACAGGGCCTGGCGCGTAGCTGGTAATTGCTCAGTAAATACCAATAGctactattattactaataaGGGTTAAACTTACTTTAGAAGGAATTGTTCTTAGAAAAGTATTTATACCCTTCATCTAGCAACTTATATTTCCTAGAGATGGAACAATAGGCTAAGAATAACAAATATACTCCAAAATTACTTCTGACAAAGGCTTCTGGATTCATGGATTTATACCAGAAAAGCACAAAACACGATAGCCCTTCCAAATCCTTGGAACATATCCATAACCTCCCACATCCATGGGAACATCCACTTAGAACTTATGCCCCAAAAGTTGCCCACCATCTGCAGAGTACGACAGTTTTCATTCAAACAGCTTTAGTACATTTAAAAgtagtttatctttttatttagggATTCATTGGGTGGCACAGTCTCTTCTGGTCTATGCTAATTCAACTCCCGCATAAAGTGAAACAAATTTTTCTAGCTATCAACTGCAATGTTATCCTGTCATACAAAGGCTTGTGTACAGACCTAATGGAGatgagaaagagtgtgtgtgggaAAGTCTCATGTGAAAAACTGCTCAAAACGTGTCCTGAGGATTGCTCAGCAGTATTATCACCCTTACTAGATGACAGAATAGAGCGGGGCTTAAGTGACCTCCCCAGGGTTGTACATCAATCCAGGGGTTAGTCATGGGTAAGATCTTCATATTTTGACTGAGGCTTCTGAATTGCATATTCAATATCCTCCTCAGCCAGTCTATAGATAGAAGGCTTAACCTGAAGGGAAGGTGAGTATTCTTTTGAGCAAGGAAGATCTCTCTGAAATGTACACGGTACCTtggttcttcatctgtaaatctTCTACCAGAGTTTGCAAGCTTTCCAGTCTGTTCTGAAGCTTTCTGCATGTTTTTCCTGTTGTTTCTATTGGCTGAGACTGTGAAGCTATTAGAAAATTGCTTAGATGTGATATTAAAAGTCtgttcagtatttctttttagaaatcttCCAATGACAGGTTAAACAACCTTTCCTCTAGAATAATGGAAACtttaaaacactatttaaaaataaaaagtgttttatcTAAATATTGCAATACTAGTGTATTTGATTGTTTCAAACCAATCtgatttgttattatttaacTACATAGCATTAAATGGGATGAGTGAGAGGAGTACTTTAAATGTAATGATACATTCTGCATTATAAATGACAGCTTTTCATACCAAACCTGAGTAGCTCCATTAACTTAGGATTTGGAAGAGCAAGATTTAATACTGATACTGCCAACAATTTTGAATGTGTGTGAGACCAAGTATCCATATCATTGGCTGTCACCTGAATGAGGACAGTGTTCTTTGGTGGGAAAGGGTACAGATGCTGACATGGCTGCAGTGAACCTAGAATAAGTGCGGCAGTAGCAAGTCAAGAGGGGCTAGAAGGATATAAGCTAAACTCTAATAAGCATGCTGTTTTGCCAATCCCTAAAAAGACTGATTGGCAATCTTGAAGCTTTAATTTTGATCTTAGTCCCTGCCTTGCTGtataatcttgaaaatattttttggtggctcattttcccattaaaaaaaccttttcagTACAGAGATGTGATTCGTTTTAGTTCAGAGGATGAAAAACAGTTACTCAGAGAGTTTTCACATAGATAATATGTATGTGATGAATATCTGACAGTAGAAAAAAATGCCATGTTATCATGTAATCACAATAATGAGGTGACCAGAAACATTGTTCTACTCCTACAATAGTCACTGCTCTAATAGTTAAAGAATTTGCTGctctaaagtttttaaaaatactaaaggaTAACTGAGAAACAttaagagaggaaggagaacaaaatgcaggaaaaaagatgacaaaaaagaaaatgtattaaaatctgTGATTaggttgtgatttttattttggggtgaaTCTAGAAATGTGTGAGGCAGAGAATTTCTCAGGACTAAGACCTGACTTAAGAGTGATGCAACAGTTTGCCCAGCTTATTCCTTATCAAAGGGAACGATGCCAGAGAGCACTGGGGTTATCGGTGTTGCTGTCATTgtttatttacaataaaatgtcttttattgtaaagacatttcaagtttatttttttatttttttttaatttttatttatttatgatagtcgcagagagagagagagagagagagagagagaggcagagacacaggcagagggagaagcgggctccatgcaccgggagcccgatgtgggattcgatcccgggtctccaggatcgcgccctgggccaaaggcaggcgccaaaccgctgcgccacccagggatcctgacattTCAAGTTTAATtcaacatatacatacatatatctatcGTCCACTTACTCATCATGCACTTAAATCTAAATcaaacatttttctcatctgttttaGCAAATatcaacttaaaattttaaaaatgagaacattttgaCAAATTTGTATGACAGATACTTGCACTTAAAAAAGCAGAGACTGAAAAGAGCCATAGTTTTAGAGAATGTAAATAAGAAAACtcatagcattaaaaaaaaaaaaaaaaaaagacccaaaatcTTACCATAAAATAGGGGGGAAAAGTTCCTTACTCatgttagagaaagaaagagaaaatattcacatatgATATCTCTGCATATTTATtaaggagagtgtgtgtgtgtgcgtgtgcacgtgtgcacgcacaatagctattttatttaaataagactCAAGTTACACAGCATCAGTTAGAGCTTGCACATAAGATCACCATGTAAAAGTTTATTAATTCTGATTATGGAAAATAACTTTCAATTCACCAGAGCAGGAAATCAATTAATCTCATCAGTGACACCAGATCATTCTTACCTTTAACAGAAGCAGATGAATGAACAGGTTTTGTGGATCTATATTGTGATGTGGAACCTACTGAATCTTCAACTGAACTAGTTAGGAGTGAGTGAACTGGAGACTTCTTAGGAGAAGA
Coding sequences:
- the STBD1 gene encoding starch-binding domain-containing protein 1 isoform X2, with amino-acid sequence MGAVWSALLVGGGLAGAIFVWLLRDAATDGDPEQKDGPPGDAAAPRAGRELAAAPEHLQESNGCLVSETKGHGNLQEAAWRLQSPSGKDSGCSSSREHVPSGGFPATESLATSETEKLYSSNLVIDRAKEVSLAQLSNQDRADNEDWEMVSRHSSWGDAALGGSLEAPVVSPNQEMDCGRSTLMEPRGQEVDVKQKKAVAVVSGSQQVSVRFQIHYITSTGKQCIAITGDHKSLGRWNTYLPLQYSKDGFWCRSVSLPADIVVEWKFVVVENGEITRWEECSNRFLETGRVDKVVQKWWGIP
- the STBD1 gene encoding starch-binding domain-containing protein 1 isoform X1 encodes the protein MGAVWSALLVGGGLAGAIFVWLLRDAATDGDPEQKDGPPGDAAAPRAGRELAAAPEHLQESNGCLVSETKGHGNLQEAAWRLQSPSGKDSGCSSSREHVPSGGFPATESLATSETGNSRGYSEVSRNESLESAIREWGFQKGQETLANVASCFAEKLYSSNLVIDRAKEVSLAQLSNQDRADNEDWEMVSRHSSWGDAALGGSLEAPVVSPNQEMDCGRSTLMEPRGQEVDVKQKKAVAVVSGSQQVSVRFQIHYITSTGKQCIAITGDHKSLGRWNTYLPLQYSKDGFWCRSVSLPADIVVEWKFVVVENGEITRWEECSNRFLETGRVDKVVQKWWGIP